The proteins below come from a single Treponema phagedenis genomic window:
- the tsaD gene encoding tRNA (adenosine(37)-N6)-threonylcarbamoyltransferase complex transferase subunit TsaD, protein MKVLGIESSCDETAASIVEDGKTILSNKVATQIPFHEIYQGVVPEIASRKHIEWILPVVKEALKDANLTIQDVDGIAATACPGLMGSLLVGLTFAKTLAWSLQKPFIAVNHMLGHLYAAHLTEDIQYPYLGLLVSGGHSIICKVHNFDDIEVLGTTIDDAPGEAFDKVAKFYQFGYPGGVIIDKLAKNGDPHAANFPMPIIHNEGHTYDVSYSGLKTAVINQTELFWNPEYEKTPENIAAAFQDRAVKILLRPLLQAARDTGLTTIVAGGGVAANSLLRQKLAEQKDLTCIFPPLKFCTDNAAMIAGLGYQYLSRGITSPYTVGASPRVQGFSKKGRRPKKA, encoded by the coding sequence ATGAAAGTATTGGGAATAGAAAGTTCTTGCGACGAAACGGCGGCTTCAATAGTTGAAGACGGCAAAACAATTTTGAGCAACAAAGTTGCCACGCAAATACCGTTCCATGAAATATATCAGGGAGTGGTACCCGAAATTGCAAGCCGCAAACATATTGAATGGATTTTGCCGGTAGTAAAAGAAGCGCTAAAAGATGCAAACCTTACCATACAGGATGTTGACGGAATAGCCGCAACCGCCTGCCCGGGCCTAATGGGTTCATTATTGGTAGGACTCACCTTTGCAAAAACGCTTGCATGGTCTTTGCAAAAACCTTTTATCGCCGTCAACCACATGCTCGGGCATTTATATGCAGCCCATTTAACCGAAGACATTCAGTATCCGTATTTAGGATTGCTAGTTTCGGGCGGGCATTCTATTATTTGCAAAGTACATAATTTTGACGACATCGAAGTGCTCGGCACCACCATTGATGATGCACCGGGCGAAGCCTTTGATAAGGTTGCAAAATTTTATCAGTTCGGCTATCCGGGCGGCGTCATTATCGATAAGCTTGCCAAAAACGGCGACCCGCATGCGGCAAATTTTCCGATGCCGATTATTCACAACGAGGGACACACCTATGATGTTTCATATTCGGGATTAAAAACAGCGGTTATCAATCAAACAGAGCTTTTTTGGAATCCGGAGTATGAAAAAACGCCTGAAAATATTGCGGCGGCGTTTCAGGATCGAGCGGTAAAAATCCTTTTGCGCCCTCTATTACAAGCAGCACGGGATACCGGCTTAACCACGATTGTTGCAGGCGGCGGCGTTGCGGCAAACTCATTACTGCGGCAAAAACTCGCCGAGCAAAAAGACCTCACCTGCATTTTTCCGCCCTTAAAATTTTGTACCGATAACGCTGCAATGATTGCGGGTCTCGGCTATCAGTATCTTTCACGCGGAATAACCAGCCCTTACACGGTCGGCGCCTCCCCGCGCGTTCAAGGCTTTAGCAAAAAAGGCCGCCGCCCAAAAAAAGCATAA
- a CDS encoding divergent polysaccharide deacetylase family protein, translating to MLLKKPKKKSTKAKKKPAKKTKPLTPAEKRTYGIIAAVIGAVCILLLTVNFFLLPRGQKKNASAPQRAEPTAQNTNQSAETKTSQKIAAQEEAESSFAPKVKPEKTPCLEKNKPPAQKTETIAHAQKQKTAQSEVKPAPHAKEKKIKNSEPAVKVIKERTAAQNEKKPVQPAQVKKQEQQKPVQEKKLEKPKPVQPAKKEPVAVAARPEKPPVPKPHKGTLIFVFDDAGHNLAQLQYFLRLPFPCTIAVLPRLAHSAEAARRIRAAGKECILHQPMQAINPNVNPGQGAIKPGMTAAQIRETLNKNIEELWPIAGMNNHEGSLITADENAMQAVLDTVAEKHIYFLDSRTNVHTVVPRIAKERNMVIWERSVFIDNDKNRKAMENEIKKGLKIAEQRGCSIMIGHVFTVELAELLTEMYPTLVEEGYSLSTIAQFAANKIDE from the coding sequence GTGCTTTTAAAGAAACCTAAAAAGAAATCAACAAAGGCAAAGAAAAAGCCTGCAAAAAAAACAAAGCCGTTAACGCCGGCGGAAAAACGAACATACGGGATTATTGCGGCAGTCATAGGTGCCGTATGCATTTTACTATTAACCGTTAACTTCTTTTTGCTGCCTCGGGGACAAAAAAAGAATGCATCCGCCCCGCAAAGGGCTGAACCAACGGCTCAAAATACAAACCAATCGGCGGAAACAAAAACCTCGCAGAAAATAGCGGCGCAAGAAGAAGCGGAAAGCTCTTTCGCCCCGAAGGTCAAGCCTGAAAAAACACCCTGCTTGGAAAAAAATAAACCTCCCGCACAAAAAACGGAGACAATCGCTCACGCACAAAAACAAAAAACTGCGCAGAGTGAAGTAAAACCCGCTCCTCATGCGAAAGAAAAGAAAATTAAAAACTCAGAACCTGCCGTAAAGGTGATAAAAGAGCGGACAGCGGCTCAAAACGAAAAAAAACCGGTACAACCCGCACAAGTGAAAAAACAGGAACAGCAAAAACCGGTACAAGAGAAAAAATTGGAAAAGCCGAAACCCGTGCAGCCGGCAAAAAAAGAGCCTGTTGCCGTTGCGGCACGGCCTGAAAAACCGCCGGTTCCGAAGCCGCACAAGGGAACGCTTATTTTTGTATTTGATGATGCGGGACACAATCTTGCGCAGCTACAATATTTTTTACGGCTCCCCTTTCCCTGCACCATTGCGGTTTTGCCGCGGCTTGCACACTCGGCTGAAGCTGCACGCAGAATTCGCGCAGCGGGGAAAGAATGTATTTTGCATCAGCCCATGCAGGCAATAAACCCGAACGTCAACCCCGGACAGGGAGCAATCAAGCCCGGGATGACCGCCGCGCAAATACGGGAAACACTTAATAAAAATATCGAAGAGCTTTGGCCGATAGCAGGCATGAACAATCACGAAGGTTCGCTCATCACCGCGGATGAAAATGCAATGCAGGCGGTACTTGATACGGTTGCGGAAAAACATATATACTTTTTGGACTCGCGGACAAATGTACATACGGTTGTACCGCGAATAGCGAAGGAGCGCAATATGGTAATTTGGGAACGATCTGTTTTTATTGATAACGATAAAAATCGAAAAGCAATGGAAAACGAAATCAAAAAAGGATTAAAAATTGCGGAGCAGCGCGGCTGTTCAATTATGATCGGACACGTATTCACGGTTGAACTTGCGGAATTATTAACCGAAATGTATCCCACGCTGGTTGAAGAAGGATACTCATTATCAACCATTGCGCAATTTGCCGCAAACAAAATTGACGAATAA
- a CDS encoding methyl-accepting chemotaxis protein — MLLLPMALSNFIFVFTTLTLTHDLRQQTNIRGIQENERFLRERATINSGVLKDVNAGLDALSEHGDVLYEQMEVTGQSIHHINIGIKNFEEKLQTHGVTVGETKTELESIIQRIKNLDTDITTQAESLQRTFAFLSEMIAKMDMTGKHFEESRQVIQSLYEVAINGKQAAASVNTIVLQIVEKSEGLLQASSIIQNIASQTNLLAMNASIEAAHAGDSGKGFAVVAGEIRKLANETTIHGMEIAKILKETSEIINALKDSGKMAEQVFGSVFNLTEQVSNRENLIMQEIHEQSKHSAEILKVTEEMNSITKGVKDSSLKMLNGSDHIVNEMRQLDDIAKNLTSSMEEITRQVNSINDAAKDVEAVSEANKKSINTLTNEIRRFQL; from the coding sequence GTGCTTCTATTACCTATGGCTCTTTCCAATTTTATATTTGTATTTACAACGCTCACATTAACTCATGACCTTAGACAACAAACAAATATTCGGGGAATACAAGAGAACGAACGTTTTCTGCGAGAACGGGCAACTATCAATAGCGGTGTGTTGAAAGATGTGAATGCGGGTCTTGACGCGTTGTCAGAGCATGGCGATGTTTTATACGAACAAATGGAAGTTACCGGTCAGTCCATTCATCACATTAATATCGGCATTAAAAATTTTGAAGAAAAATTGCAAACGCATGGGGTAACCGTAGGAGAAACTAAAACGGAACTTGAATCAATTATTCAACGAATTAAAAATCTTGATACCGATATTACAACTCAAGCGGAAAGTTTACAAAGAACATTTGCTTTTCTCTCCGAAATGATTGCAAAAATGGATATGACCGGCAAACATTTTGAGGAAAGTAGACAGGTAATTCAATCTTTGTATGAAGTCGCAATAAATGGAAAACAAGCTGCCGCCAGCGTAAACACCATTGTCTTACAAATTGTCGAAAAATCGGAAGGGCTTTTACAAGCGAGCAGCATTATCCAAAATATTGCCTCGCAAACCAATTTGCTTGCGATGAATGCGTCTATTGAAGCTGCTCATGCCGGCGATTCAGGAAAAGGTTTTGCGGTTGTTGCCGGAGAAATTAGAAAGCTAGCAAATGAAACAACTATTCACGGAATGGAAATAGCAAAGATCCTAAAAGAAACCTCCGAGATTATTAACGCTTTAAAAGATTCGGGAAAAATGGCGGAACAGGTTTTCGGCTCGGTTTTTAATTTAACCGAACAGGTTTCAAACCGGGAAAATCTTATTATGCAGGAAATACACGAACAGAGCAAACATAGTGCGGAAATACTAAAAGTAACAGAAGAAATGAATAGTATTACCAAAGGAGTAAAGGACAGTTCTTTAAAAATGCTGAACGGTAGCGATCATATCGTTAATGAAATGCGGCAGCTTGATGATATTGCAAAAAATTTAACTTCCAGTATGGAAGAAATAACGCGCCAAGTAAACAGTATTAACGATGCGGCAAAAGATGTTGAAGCGGTTTCCGAAGCAAATAAAAAAAGCATAAACACTCTAACAAATGAGATTAGACGGTTTCAATTATAA
- a CDS encoding LytS/YhcK type 5TM receptor domain-containing protein, whose protein sequence is MLVIAVFYNTLIYVSFMFLTVYLLFKIKPIKDTVMTSCQSAPEWAARIGVIIVFSIANMLVSKFSFEANGALVNIRTGITLVGTVLFGIIPGFAISISGGLFRYSLGDWSALPCCVAAIAAPIAPAIFIYFFKKKNAEFTFIIISILSLIAVFWEVIHLLVLLPT, encoded by the coding sequence ATGCTTGTAATTGCCGTTTTCTATAATACGCTTATTTATGTTTCGTTTATGTTTTTAACTGTGTATCTCTTATTTAAAATTAAACCTATAAAAGATACTGTTATGACTTCCTGTCAATCAGCACCTGAATGGGCTGCCCGTATCGGTGTAATAATAGTTTTCAGTATTGCAAATATGCTGGTTTCTAAATTCAGTTTCGAAGCAAACGGGGCGCTGGTAAATATCAGAACAGGTATCACACTTGTCGGAACCGTGTTATTCGGCATTATTCCCGGATTTGCGATCAGCATAAGCGGCGGTCTTTTTCGATATTCTTTGGGCGACTGGAGCGCACTTCCCTGCTGTGTCGCAGCGATCGCCGCACCTATAGCGCCGGCAATTTTTATCTATTTTTTTAAAAAGAAAAATGCGGAATTTACGTTTATCATCATTTCCATTCTTTCGCTGATAGCAGTGTTCTGGGAAGTAATCCATCTTTTGGTTTTGCTTCCTACTTAG
- a CDS encoding ISNCY family transposase, which translates to MKLFMSIDQITRGHVIANCLEGRCTVQQAALRLNLSRRRVQQLKKAFKEKGLAAMLHGNSQRPSAKKTSKEIEQRLLALRSDPALSKSNFLHFHEIVTEEYQLQLSYSTLRRILLSHGICSPKKRRTRKKVHKTRNRRACFGELLQVDATPFPWFGGKEKSALHAFIDDARGMITGLYLCKNECLLGYLEVLRQTLENYGLPAALYPDKCSVFFVNAKKQLSIEEQLQGTKEQVTQFGKIIKYLGIDMFPAHSSQAKGRVERLWQTLQSRLPVEFARRHITTIEQANQFLKEYIGIFNKQFGVPACDSYSMFVPTPKTLDLDKLLSSVITRKLSSGSTISIKNHLFKIEQNKFGAGTMVNVLISQKHGIRALIHDEFYPIVPLDDIYRTDTVGRTGDLPQVVIDLIYEFLLKDAKAG; encoded by the coding sequence ATGAAATTATTTATGAGCATTGATCAAATTACACGAGGACATGTTATTGCCAACTGCCTAGAGGGGAGATGTACGGTACAACAAGCTGCGCTTCGATTAAACCTTTCACGAAGACGCGTACAGCAATTAAAAAAGGCGTTCAAAGAAAAGGGTTTAGCAGCAATGCTGCATGGCAACAGTCAGCGTCCCTCTGCAAAGAAGACCTCGAAAGAAATTGAGCAGCGATTACTTGCGCTGCGAAGCGATCCCGCATTGTCAAAAAGCAATTTTTTGCATTTTCATGAAATAGTAACTGAAGAATATCAATTGCAGCTGTCATATTCGACTCTGCGCCGTATTCTGTTATCACATGGAATTTGTTCACCAAAGAAAAGACGAACACGAAAGAAGGTGCATAAAACGCGCAATAGAAGAGCTTGCTTCGGAGAGCTGTTGCAAGTGGACGCAACCCCGTTTCCTTGGTTCGGCGGGAAAGAAAAATCCGCATTACATGCTTTTATTGATGATGCGCGCGGAATGATTACCGGTCTTTATTTATGCAAAAACGAGTGCCTGCTCGGATATTTAGAAGTTCTGCGGCAGACACTCGAAAATTACGGACTCCCTGCCGCTCTTTATCCGGATAAGTGTAGCGTTTTTTTTGTTAATGCAAAAAAACAGTTATCCATTGAGGAGCAATTACAAGGAACCAAGGAACAAGTAACACAATTCGGCAAAATTATCAAGTACTTAGGAATCGATATGTTCCCGGCTCATTCATCACAAGCAAAAGGACGTGTTGAGCGATTATGGCAAACATTACAAAGCCGACTCCCTGTTGAATTTGCACGACGCCACATCACAACCATAGAGCAAGCAAATCAATTCTTAAAAGAGTATATCGGTATTTTCAACAAACAGTTTGGTGTTCCGGCCTGCGATTCATATTCAATGTTTGTACCGACACCAAAAACACTCGATCTTGATAAACTGTTGTCATCGGTTATTACGCGCAAACTTTCAAGCGGATCTACCATCTCAATCAAAAACCATTTGTTTAAAATTGAGCAGAATAAATTCGGCGCAGGCACAATGGTAAATGTATTGATTTCCCAAAAGCATGGTATACGCGCTTTAATACATGATGAATTCTATCCGATTGTACCGCTCGATGATATATACCGAACCGATACGGTTGGACGAACCGGAGACCTGCCTCAAGTAGTTATTGACTTGATTTATGAATTCTTACTTAAAGATGCAAAAGCAGGATAA
- the radC gene encoding RadC family protein, producing MGAKKKPDLRERLLEKGADSLSDSELLAILLRTGIKGKSVMQLAEEISMHADRHQAENIDRILYSIKGMGEGKITTILAAFELGRRYYGVGNQKIKHPSDIVLFLRHYATRKQEQFIVASLNGAHEIIAIRVVSVGILNRTIVHPREVFADPLSDRAASIIIAHNHPSGSLQPSEEDIAITERLYESGSLLGIQVLDHIILVPNGDYYSFVENKMFVAEKLLGEKKVL from the coding sequence ATGGGAGCAAAGAAAAAACCTGATTTGCGGGAACGCTTGTTGGAAAAAGGAGCGGACAGTCTTTCCGATTCTGAGTTGCTTGCAATTTTACTCAGGACGGGCATAAAGGGAAAATCGGTAATGCAATTAGCCGAAGAAATATCCATGCATGCGGATAGGCACCAAGCTGAAAACATTGACAGAATTCTCTATTCAATCAAGGGGATGGGAGAGGGTAAAATAACGACAATTCTGGCGGCTTTTGAGCTTGGAAGAAGATATTACGGAGTTGGTAATCAAAAAATAAAACATCCGTCCGATATTGTTCTTTTTTTGCGTCATTATGCTACGCGAAAGCAGGAGCAATTTATTGTTGCTTCTCTTAACGGTGCCCATGAGATTATTGCCATTCGAGTTGTAAGCGTAGGCATTCTCAATAGAACGATTGTCCACCCTCGCGAAGTATTTGCGGATCCGCTTAGCGATAGAGCGGCTTCGATTATTATTGCACATAATCACCCGTCCGGCAGTCTTCAGCCTTCTGAAGAAGATATTGCAATTACCGAACGTTTATATGAATCGGGTTCTTTATTAGGCATTCAAGTGCTTGACCATATAATTTTAGTTCCGAACGGTGATTACTATAGTTTTGTTGAAAATAAAATGTTTGTAGCTGAAAAACTTTTAGGAGAAAAAAAAGTGCTATAA
- a CDS encoding xanthine dehydrogenase family protein molybdopterin-binding subunit has protein sequence MNNYKYVGKKFIRQDSFDRVTGVTKFTADIKRHMLLYGKLVLSEKAHADISFDFDEALLVPGIYTILTYKDIPHIPYNCMEWFTGISAYHDEYILHDRARFVGDRIALVLGENKHAVEEAIKKIIVHYKELPVITNLDDAQKDTVIIKRDSNLAYEKKIGCGDFKKALDEADYIIEDSGSTPRTHHLAIEPHAALAEFDTFGNLVIHSPGQIVFAIQMHMARILQIPYSKIRVIKTNMGGSFGGKQQPLLELIAGAVAWIIKRPVLVYMDREQSIIGTFTRNPTKVKITTAIKKDGTILGRKVETLVDGGAYDTNNTSIINAYAKKLFRLYKIYNQEFHGKAFYTNGIPGGACRAYGGPQSHAVSEINITNAAKKIGMDPCEFRLKNLVDPYDDDPVGGPNLGKAGIKDCIKAGMKVFNWKEKYEHIHKKNTDRYAYGVGVACATHGNGYLGVFPDFTNVEMILNPDGTLFVKIAVHEQGCGTIDSLCLIAAEAIDMNPANITITEADTAISPYDSAGTQASRVTFVAGGALIEAGTLLKQKIFNTLHTIEHIPLEDMYSDCGTVKIKNSDKTYTYAEIATMAEKSLSNPTSVYIHHVPKSNPAAFAACFAEVKVDKKTGLVEITDLLAVHDIGKAINPLLVEGQIHGGCQFILGMALSEEIIREPNGSIKNKTLSKYHVLNAQDMPAVKVMLIETEDETAPYGLKSVGEIAAVAPAPAVLNAINHALGTNICDYPATPERIIESIEKLPN, from the coding sequence ATGAATAACTATAAATATGTTGGAAAAAAATTTATACGGCAAGATAGTTTTGATCGAGTAACGGGTGTTACAAAATTTACTGCGGACATAAAAAGACATATGCTGCTATATGGAAAATTGGTATTAAGCGAAAAAGCTCATGCAGATATCAGTTTTGATTTTGATGAAGCGTTACTTGTTCCCGGTATCTACACAATTTTAACCTATAAAGATATTCCCCACATTCCGTATAATTGCATGGAATGGTTTACCGGCATTTCCGCCTATCACGATGAATATATATTACATGATAGAGCTCGTTTTGTAGGAGATAGAATTGCATTAGTTTTAGGGGAAAATAAACATGCGGTAGAAGAGGCAATAAAAAAAATAATTGTGCATTATAAAGAACTGCCGGTAATAACCAACCTTGATGATGCGCAAAAAGATACAGTAATTATTAAACGGGATTCTAATTTAGCCTATGAAAAAAAAATTGGCTGCGGTGATTTTAAAAAAGCACTTGATGAAGCTGATTATATCATTGAAGATTCAGGGTCTACACCAAGGACACATCACTTGGCGATTGAACCCCACGCAGCCTTGGCGGAATTTGATACTTTCGGTAATCTCGTAATACATAGTCCGGGTCAAATTGTTTTTGCTATTCAGATGCACATGGCTCGTATTTTACAAATTCCCTATTCAAAGATTAGAGTTATTAAAACGAATATGGGAGGCTCCTTTGGAGGGAAACAACAACCACTGTTAGAACTTATCGCAGGAGCCGTCGCATGGATTATAAAAAGACCGGTGTTAGTATACATGGATCGGGAACAAAGCATTATCGGCACTTTTACAAGAAACCCGACCAAGGTAAAAATTACCACAGCAATAAAAAAAGACGGAACCATATTAGGCAGAAAAGTAGAAACCTTAGTGGATGGCGGTGCATATGATACCAATAATACCAGCATCATAAATGCATATGCAAAAAAACTTTTTAGATTATATAAAATTTACAATCAGGAATTTCACGGGAAGGCATTTTATACCAATGGAATTCCCGGCGGAGCATGCAGGGCTTATGGCGGGCCTCAATCGCACGCAGTTTCCGAAATCAATATCACCAATGCCGCAAAAAAAATAGGGATGGATCCTTGTGAGTTCAGACTTAAGAACCTTGTTGATCCCTATGATGATGATCCTGTCGGAGGGCCTAATTTAGGAAAGGCCGGAATCAAAGATTGCATTAAGGCCGGCATGAAAGTCTTTAACTGGAAAGAAAAATATGAACACATTCATAAAAAAAACACCGACCGGTACGCATACGGAGTCGGCGTTGCCTGCGCAACACACGGGAACGGTTATCTTGGAGTCTTTCCGGATTTTACCAATGTTGAAATGATATTGAATCCGGACGGAACATTGTTCGTAAAAATTGCTGTCCATGAACAAGGCTGCGGAACCATTGATTCTCTTTGCTTAATTGCAGCTGAAGCAATAGATATGAATCCCGCAAACATTACCATCACGGAAGCTGATACGGCAATAAGCCCGTACGACTCTGCGGGAACACAGGCAAGCCGCGTAACATTTGTAGCAGGCGGAGCGCTGATTGAAGCAGGCACACTACTAAAACAAAAAATTTTTAATACACTGCATACCATCGAGCATATCCCCTTAGAAGATATGTATAGTGATTGCGGTACTGTAAAAATAAAAAATTCAGACAAAACATATACCTATGCAGAAATTGCAACAATGGCAGAAAAGAGTTTATCAAATCCTACTTCGGTATATATTCATCATGTTCCAAAATCAAATCCCGCAGCCTTTGCCGCATGTTTTGCAGAAGTAAAAGTAGATAAAAAAACAGGGCTTGTTGAAATCACTGATTTATTGGCTGTGCACGATATCGGAAAGGCTATTAACCCCTTGTTAGTAGAAGGACAGATTCACGGCGGCTGCCAATTTATTCTTGGTATGGCGCTTTCGGAAGAAATTATTCGAGAGCCTAACGGTTCTATTAAAAATAAGACTTTGTCAAAATATCATGTTCTTAATGCACAAGATATGCCTGCCGTAAAAGTGATGCTCATCGAAACTGAAGACGAAACAGCTCCCTATGGGCTAAAAAGCGTAGGAGAAATTGCAGCAGTAGCTCCGGCTCCCGCCGTATTAAATGCAATCAATCATGCGCTTGGCACTAACATCTGTGATTATCCGGCAACTCCCGAAAGAATTATTGAGAGCATAGAAAAATTGCCAAACTAA
- a CDS encoding FAD binding domain-containing protein codes for MFYAAKDKNTLLGLLEKSNDTTFIIAGGTDLVIQLKNSKHTVYDIIDITKINEFAHINETSEYLQIGALVTMRELCESPLVKTDYKALYQAAYELGSTLIRNRATIGGNICNASQSADCSLVLFSYDARIKILNFEGLEKTVPIHEFILGKEKTILSKKEIVTEILIPKKKRVSAFKKIGARKAVTISKISCALEYIPKNTTLTHVNVYLGAVGIKPIKAHLIESYLENKNINDIRLHDLQTIASNEIENAIPNRSSKFYKKIAVQGLIEDLLKDLQ; via the coding sequence ATGTTTTATGCCGCTAAAGATAAAAACACACTTCTTGGTTTATTAGAAAAAAGTAATGATACAACGTTTATTATTGCGGGAGGAACTGATTTAGTAATTCAGCTAAAAAACAGTAAGCACACAGTATATGATATTATCGACATTACAAAAATAAACGAATTTGCTCATATCAATGAAACAAGCGAGTATTTACAAATAGGAGCGTTAGTAACAATGCGTGAACTCTGCGAAAGTCCTCTTGTAAAAACTGATTACAAAGCCTTATACCAAGCTGCATATGAGCTAGGCTCTACACTAATAAGAAATCGGGCTACGATTGGAGGTAATATTTGCAACGCCTCTCAATCTGCTGATTGCAGTTTAGTTTTGTTTTCCTATGATGCACGCATCAAAATTCTGAACTTTGAAGGACTTGAAAAAACAGTTCCAATACATGAATTCATTCTGGGCAAAGAAAAAACGATTTTATCTAAAAAAGAAATCGTAACTGAAATATTGATTCCTAAGAAAAAGCGGGTAAGCGCATTTAAAAAAATAGGAGCAAGAAAAGCAGTTACTATTTCCAAAATAAGTTGTGCCCTGGAATATATCCCGAAAAATACAACTTTAACTCATGTAAACGTGTATTTGGGAGCAGTCGGAATTAAACCTATTAAAGCTCATCTTATTGAATCATATCTTGAAAATAAAAATATTAATGATATTCGCCTTCACGATTTACAAACAATCGCTTCCAATGAAATAGAAAATGCAATTCCGAATCGCTCTTCAAAATTCTATAAAAAAATTGCAGTGCAAGGTTTAATTGAAGATTTACTAAAGGATTTACAATGA
- a CDS encoding (2Fe-2S)-binding protein, which translates to MKINAIVNGSPVEGEVDEKLRLIDFLRENLDLTGTKEGCSEGECGACTILLNNEAVPSCTVLAGQINECEILTIEGLAQNGELDILQKKFIEYGAVQCGFCSPGFLISAKALMLHNKNPTLEDIKRAIEGNLCRCTGYIKIIEAIQAAIEERT; encoded by the coding sequence ATGAAAATTAATGCTATAGTAAACGGTTCCCCCGTTGAAGGCGAAGTTGATGAAAAACTAAGACTTATTGATTTTTTGCGTGAAAACTTGGATTTGACAGGAACCAAAGAAGGTTGTTCCGAAGGTGAATGCGGAGCGTGTACGATATTACTGAATAACGAGGCTGTTCCCTCATGTACCGTTTTAGCAGGACAAATAAACGAATGCGAAATTCTAACAATAGAAGGGCTTGCTCAAAATGGCGAATTGGACATTCTTCAAAAAAAATTTATTGAGTATGGCGCGGTTCAATGCGGATTTTGTTCTCCCGGGTTTTTAATCAGCGCAAAAGCCCTCATGCTGCATAATAAGAATCCAACGCTTGAAGATATTAAACGAGCTATTGAAGGCAATTTATGTAGATGTACCGGATACATCAAAATCATTGAAGCCATTCAAGCCGCCATAGAGGAGAGAACATAA